From the Temnothorax longispinosus isolate EJ_2023e chromosome 6, Tlon_JGU_v1, whole genome shotgun sequence genome, one window contains:
- the LOC139814577 gene encoding troponin C, isoallergen Bla g 6.0101-like, with amino-acid sequence MAFDAFDHDKKGCISTNMVSTILGMLGHEVSPEELAEIIVEIDTEGNGELKFEEFCKLASRFLEEETDTEAIQEELREAFRLYDKEGNGYITTDVFRDILHELDDALSPEELDMIIEEVDTDGSGTVDFDEFMEVMTG; translated from the exons ATGGCATTCGACGCGTTCGATCATGACAAAAAAGGATGTATCAGCACGAATATGGTAAGCACAATTTTGGGTATGCTTGGTCACGAGGTCTCACCAGAAGAGCTCGCAGAAATTATTGTGGAAATTGATACAGAAg gAAATGGCGAATTAAAATTCGAGGAGTTTTGCAAGTTAGCGTCGCGCTTTCTCGAAGAGGAAACTGACACGGAAGCGATACAGGAGGAGTTACGAGAGGCATTCCGATTGTACGATAAGGAAGGCAATGGTTATATCACTACAGACGTGTTCAGAGACATCCTTCACGAATTGGACGACGCATTATCTCCGGAGGAGCTTGACATGATCATAGAGGAGGTGGACACTGACGGATCTGGCACGGTTGATTTCGATG AATTCATGGAGGTCATGACAGGATAA
- the LOC139814576 gene encoding troponin C, isoallergen Bla g 6.0101-like: protein MDDLNKDQIALLKKAFDAFDHEKKGSIGTNMVGTILTMLGYELSDSTLQDIIKEVDEDGSGELEFEEFCTLAARFLVEEDQEAMQQELREAFRLYDKEGNGYITTEVFRDILHELDDKLSPEELDLMIEEIDADGSGTLDFDEFMEVMTGGDD, encoded by the exons ATG GATGACCTAAATAAGGACCAGATAGCTC TGTTGAAGAAAGCTTTCGATGCCTTCGATCACGAAAAGAAGGGCAGTATCGGCACCAACATGGTAGGCACAATATTGACCATGTTGGGTTACGAGCTCAGCGACAGCACGCTGCAggatattattaaagaagtCGACGAGGATG GTTCCGGAGAACTCGAGTTCGAAGAATTCTGCACGCTGGCTGCTAGATTCTTAGTAGAAGAGGATCAGGAAGCGATGCAGCAAGAATTACGCGAGGCATTCCGGTTGTATGACAAAGAGGGCAATGGTTACATAACTACTGAGGTCTTTCGCGATATTCTTCACGAACTCGACGACAAACTATCACCGGAAGAACTTGATCTAATGATCGAAGAGATTGACGCTGATGGTTCAGGAACGCTCGATTTTGAcg AGTTTATGGAAGTCATGACGGGAGGCGATGACTAA